tgATGCCGGCCCGAGCCATGGCGTCCCGCacgcgctcgtcctcggcgacgcgcagcctcgcgcgcgccccctgcaggcgctcgacgccgcggtcgaTGGTCTCGATGTGCACGCTCAGGgggatgcgcgcgcggccgccgccgccgctacccgtgcccgtgccggCTCCtccggccgccacggcggcaagctccggctcggcgacgcggtcgcgcaggtcgccgagcccggcctggatgccctcgagctcgaggatgagggcgctgacctgctcgacggccgaggagcgctgggcgtcgacctggcgcagcagggcgagctggcgggcgaggctgtgcaggcggcgcgagTTGGCGCCCACGAGGGTCCAGACGGTCCACAGGatctcgtcgcggcgcgaggcgatggtggacgaggagcgcgacgtGATGTCGTAGATGAGCGAGAGGTGGTCCTCGGCCTGGGTCAGCAGGCGGAGGAtgccctgcgcctcgaggatgagcgTGGCGATGCGGTCCGATACGAGGGCCGTGTGCTCAATGTACttgtcgaggatggcgcgcTCGCTGAAGAGCTCGTCGTGGCCAGCCGTCGCGGGCTGGAAGGGGTAAAAGAGCCAGGCGGTCCactcggcgagggccgagggtagcccgccatcgccgccgccgccgaagccgccgccgtcgagcgcctcgggcgACAGGGAGTCGATGTAGCGCGAGGTCCAGCGGTTGATGGagatgacggcgtcgacggcggagcCGACGTGCGTGTTGAACTTTTGcaggtccgcggcggcgcggcgggccatgTCGATGTAGCCGTCAAACTCGAGcaccagctcgccgcgcgcctggATGTCGCTGTGGCGCACGAGGCTGCGCAGGtcgcgcaccgccgcctcggagcGCTTCATCTCAAAGGGCAGcgagacgccgtcggcgctctTCTCGAGCACCTGCTCGAACTTGGACTGCACGCCCATGAGTTCGTCGAACTCGACgtgatgttgttgttggtggtcgtgcggcggcctggccgtgcCGTTGGGGAACAGGgggaacgacgacgatgcggatGACGGCGGGCAAAATGgcaggccgagcagcgacgCGCCGGGCACGCGGCACaggggcgagacggcggcgtagAGGCTGTGCGTGGCCATGTtctgggcgatgatgagcccGCCAAAGACGAGGtagacggcgagcagcgcgccgagcgggTATTTTGCGTAGTTCATGGCGATGAgcaccacctcgccggcccAGACGAGAAGCTTGTGGACGGTGGACGGgagggccgcgagcaggTGTCCCTTAATCCCCTCgagggtgccgtcgccgtcctgcgtgcggctgccgcgacgCTGCCTGGACGCTGCCGCTTTGTAgtccgtctcgtcgtcaaagGAATCCCTCctggccccgcggcggcgcgcccccaacaccgccgccctgtTCTTTGACGTCGGGCTGCCGAGGGTCGAagcgccgcccttggcgcggcggcgcagcgacctgtcgtcggtcgcgtcgtcctcgtcggcgcgtGCCCAGCCGTACGACGGGCGCACCGTGCGCGAGCTGttcccgctgctgctccgaccgccgccgaccacgtCCACCATGGGCATGCGGAACTGCGGCTCGGGCGTGCGGTAGGCGAGTCCGCTGCCctgcgcgctgctgcgccgcgacaCCGCCAGGCTGGGGCGGAACGGCTCGCGCAGGAtgacctgctcgtcgtcctggtgCTTGGCAAAGTCGCGGATGCTATcctgcgaggcggcggcgccgggctgcgactgcgactgcgacgacgagcctgcgcctccgccgacgccggcggctgaGAGCTGCGAGGGGAAGCCCGAGGACGGCTGGCCGCTCGACAGGGGCATCAAGATGCCGTCGtagtcgtcatcggcggcgggcagcgacgagggTAGGATGGTGGTGTCGAAGCTgtcgtgctcgccctcgaccatGCGCCAGGAGCCGTCGACGGGGAGGGAGCCTTCgggcgcgaggcccgcgcccgccgcatcGTTGGCGGCAccgcggcgcgagcggcgcgacATGTTCGCGGGATGGACGAGGTTTCTGAGCGCCGGGCTCGACTGTGTGTGAGCGGTTGGATAGATGGCCTCCTCAATTTCGgtgggcgccgcctgcttcTAGTTTGTAGAGGAGTAACAGCGACGGGGCAGAATGTCGActtcggcgccgcggcgaaaTGCGCTTCCCGGGTCCGGCGCGTagcaggcagcagcagcagcagcgggcgtcGCCAAAGCCCTCGAGACGCGGGTAGTGGTccgtcgcgtcgtcgcgtGGCGGGTGGCGTGTGCGTTGCGACCGAAAGAGCGGAGAACCAACAACACTTATAGACTGctctggtgctggtggcgaacgcggagagggggaggggggccgtTTCGCAAGTCGATCGATTGCGGTATTGTTTAACAAGTGAGGCGGGCGCGAACGGTGTGAGTCATACGATGCGCAGGCAGGGTCTCGCGCATCCTCCGTTTTCTGGTTGCGCAAAAGCGAAGGCGACCGGGGGGGGATGAAGGTAGCGAGATTGacgagcaggcaggcagcgcgAGGTTGCGGGGAGGTTtgagagaggagagagagagagagcgcgtGCAGCGCGACGCCTCTATTTTgcgacaggcggcggcaggttcCAGTTGTGCTGTCATTGGtggggcggcggtgcagtgcagcagcgtagcgcagcgcagcgcaacaCAGCTCAGGGGatcaggcaggcaggcaggcggtcGACCCCTCCTGcttccatcccatccatcctttTTGGGGACCTTgaggtactttgtacttgGTAGTAGTCACTTGGTATCTAAAAACTTGGGTGTAGTACCTTACTTAATACCTGTATACCTTATTCGTGGGACGCGCGCCGAGTCGAGTCGATTCGAGTCGAGTCGCCAGCTCAGCACCGTAGCGTAGCGGTGCTTCCTACCTTCGAGCCCCGTTCCAGACTGCCCGCCCTGTCAGTCTGACGTAGGGAGCTACGTAGTACCGGTAgtgtacctacctaggcaGTTGGCTGCGGCTCCCCTCCCATGCATCCCCTTCCCTTCGGGGCGCTCCActgcggcgctgcggggGGCCACGGCAACGGGTGGACGGGAGAGCATCCGGACCAGCAAGCC
This region of Purpureocillium takamizusanense chromosome 9, complete sequence genomic DNA includes:
- a CDS encoding uncharacterized protein (EggNog:ENOG503NWG5~TransMembrane:1 (i288-308o)) is translated as MSRRSRRGAANDAAGAGLAPEGSLPVDGSWRMVEGEHDSFDTTILPSSLPAADDDYDGILMPLSSGQPSSGFPSQLSAAGVGGGAGSSSQSQSQPGAAASQDSIRDFAKHQDDEQVILREPFRPSLAVSRRSSAQGSGLAYRTPEPQFRMPMVDVVGGGRSSSGNSSRTVRPSYGWARADEDDATDDRSLRRRAKGGASTLGSPTSKNRAAVLGARRRGARRDSFDDETDYKAAASRQRRGSRTQDGDGTLEGIKGHLLAALPSTVHKLLVWAGEVVLIAMNYAKYPLGALLAVYLVFGGLIIAQNMATHSLYAAVSPLCRVPGASLLGLPFCPPSSASSSFPLFPNGTARPPHDHQQQHHVEFDELMGVQSKFEQVLEKSADGVSLPFEMKRSEAAVRDLRSLVRHSDIQARGELVLEFDGYIDMARRAAADLQKFNTHVGSAVDAVISINRWTSRYIDSLSPEALDGGGFGGGGDGGLPSALAEWTAWLFYPFQPATAGHDELFSERAILDKYIEHTALVSDRIATLILEAQGILRLLTQAEDHLSLIYDITSRSSSTIASRRDEILWTVWTLVGANSRRLHSLARQLALLRQVDAQRSSAVEQVSALILELEGIQAGLGDLRDRVAEPELAAVAAGGAGTGTGSGGGGRARIPLSVHIETIDRGVERLQGARARLRVAEDERVRDAMARAGIKSDEDRLIDAARGR